The following are encoded together in the Alteromonas gilva genome:
- a CDS encoding uroporphyrinogen-III C-methyltransferase, whose translation MADQQQPQSEQSKSLPSNTKAEPHSSASKRDTAPTHGAKPKEPGKPGGGGKTGLLWLVTLCNLALLGVGAYGGYWYFNQHSVTQSKLDTLRTDMTSQLAQKESQFNRQLQSFEQQVTQQAATTEQLAGNEQQQQQTLQQLDNQLQGALAQIQELDGRRPTDWLIAEADYLVRMAGRKIWLEQDVRTAIMLLGNADARLQSLADPSVLPVRALIAEDIQRLQQVNPVSQVSVALALDGLVKQVDNLAIITPKEENQLSRQEVSDSASDWQQNLLNVWHAIVDDFIRVEYRDTPVEPLMTAQQQWLSREQIKLALQQAQSAALASQQTLYLAAIERARTVVINDYVQNASTVTGFLKGLEQLQNTDISKEVPTELSSQAALEALLGSRVKRVFGEGASAL comes from the coding sequence ATGGCCGACCAGCAACAACCACAATCTGAGCAATCCAAATCATTGCCCAGCAACACCAAAGCTGAACCGCACAGCAGTGCCAGCAAGCGTGATACTGCCCCCACTCATGGCGCAAAACCTAAAGAGCCCGGCAAACCCGGCGGTGGCGGTAAAACCGGCTTGTTATGGCTGGTAACGCTATGTAATTTAGCGTTATTGGGTGTCGGTGCCTATGGCGGCTACTGGTATTTTAATCAACACAGCGTAACCCAGAGTAAACTAGATACGTTGCGCACCGACATGACCAGCCAGCTGGCGCAAAAAGAAAGTCAGTTCAATCGCCAGCTCCAATCCTTTGAACAGCAGGTTACTCAGCAGGCCGCAACCACCGAACAACTCGCGGGTAACGAACAACAGCAGCAACAAACTCTGCAACAGCTCGACAACCAACTGCAAGGCGCACTGGCACAAATTCAGGAATTAGATGGCCGCCGCCCCACCGACTGGTTAATTGCCGAAGCCGATTATCTGGTGCGCATGGCAGGACGTAAGATCTGGCTTGAACAGGACGTTCGTACCGCCATTATGCTGCTCGGGAACGCTGACGCGCGGCTCCAATCTCTGGCCGACCCGTCAGTGCTGCCGGTTCGTGCCTTAATTGCCGAAGATATTCAACGGCTACAGCAAGTTAACCCGGTATCACAGGTATCGGTGGCATTGGCATTAGACGGGCTGGTAAAGCAGGTTGATAATCTGGCTATTATTACGCCTAAGGAAGAAAACCAATTAAGCCGCCAGGAAGTCAGCGATTCGGCCAGTGACTGGCAACAAAACCTGCTCAATGTGTGGCACGCAATTGTGGACGATTTTATCCGCGTCGAATACCGCGACACCCCGGTTGAACCACTAATGACTGCCCAGCAACAATGGCTTTCCCGCGAGCAAATTAAACTGGCTCTGCAACAAGCCCAGAGCGCAGCCCTGGCCAGCCAGCAAACGCTGTATTTAGCAGCTATTGAACGGGCCAGAACCGTAGTTATCAATGACTACGTGCAGAATGCCAGTACCGTGACAGGTTTTCTTAAGGGCCTGGAGCAGTTACAAAATACCGACATCAGCAAAGAAGTCCCCACTGAGTTAAGTTCGCAGGCAGCCCTTGAGGCATTGCTTGGCAGTCGGGTGAAGCGCGTATTTGGTGAAGGAGCTAGCGCGCTATGA
- a CDS encoding uroporphyrinogen-III synthase, with translation MYLITRPLPKLAATSDAFANHGLCASVVALQDIQVIDHAILTLTQWLTANPHSTLIVTSTAAAQPLLTHCLPLLSRCQLITVGQSTAHLFAQAGLSTVVPEQENSEGVLALPSLKDCADQRILLLKGKGGRHAINHELQNRGARLSVIDLYQRVPLNAPVFSQAPRWSEIHGIIATSGEQAQALINEFNTQPLATYRWLTVSERIAQQLHEQGIRHVYICPKASNEALIEWIQQNWE, from the coding sequence ATGTATCTGATAACCCGGCCGTTACCTAAATTAGCAGCAACCTCAGATGCGTTTGCTAATCACGGCCTTTGCGCAAGTGTTGTGGCGCTGCAGGATATTCAGGTCATCGACCATGCTATACTTACATTAACCCAATGGCTGACGGCGAATCCACACAGCACATTAATCGTTACCAGTACCGCCGCCGCCCAGCCATTATTAACGCACTGTTTGCCATTACTATCCCGCTGTCAGTTGATTACTGTGGGGCAAAGTACAGCTCATCTGTTTGCGCAGGCAGGGTTGTCCACCGTGGTACCAGAACAAGAAAATTCAGAGGGCGTATTAGCTTTGCCATCCCTGAAAGATTGCGCCGATCAGCGCATTTTGTTATTAAAGGGTAAAGGCGGACGCCATGCTATTAACCACGAACTACAAAACCGAGGCGCCCGGCTCAGTGTGATTGATCTCTACCAACGTGTACCGTTAAATGCACCAGTATTTAGTCAGGCACCCCGTTGGTCTGAAATACACGGCATTATTGCCACGAGTGGCGAGCAGGCCCAAGCATTAATAAATGAATTTAACACCCAACCGTTAGCAACATACCGATGGTTAACGGTCAGTGAGCGCATAGCGCAACAGCTTCACGAGCAAGGCATCAGGCACGTTTACATTTGCCCCAAAGCGAGTAATGAAGCGCTCATTGAATGGATACAGCAGAATTGGGAGTAA
- the hemC gene encoding hydroxymethylbilane synthase — MKSSRTIRIATRKSALAMWQAEYVQAQLIKHHPQVTVELVPMSTQGDRILDTPLAKIGGKGLFIKELEIAMLEGRADIAVHSMKDVPVAFPAEFGLHAICPRENPFDAFVSNRYASIEQLPEGAVVGTSSLRRQCQLKHMRPDLVIKDLRGNVNTRLAKLDANHYDAIILACAGLIRLGMGERITSQIPHTQSLPAVGQGAVGIECRNDDAELIHLLAALNHTDTATRVIAERAMNERLDGGCQVPIGSFATLQGDMLSLTGMVGSADGKTLLYGTVQGQRDDAVAIGTEVAESLLAQGAGEILQALHQ; from the coding sequence GTGAAGTCTTCCCGCACTATCCGAATAGCCACGCGCAAAAGTGCCCTGGCAATGTGGCAAGCCGAGTATGTTCAGGCACAACTCATAAAACACCATCCGCAAGTGACGGTTGAACTGGTGCCAATGTCGACCCAGGGCGACCGTATTTTAGACACGCCACTGGCAAAAATTGGCGGCAAAGGCTTGTTTATTAAAGAGCTTGAAATTGCCATGCTGGAAGGGCGTGCCGACATTGCCGTTCACTCAATGAAAGACGTACCGGTGGCGTTTCCGGCTGAATTTGGTTTGCATGCCATTTGCCCGCGGGAAAACCCCTTCGATGCCTTTGTGTCGAACCGTTATGCCAGCATTGAGCAACTCCCCGAGGGCGCAGTAGTGGGTACCAGCAGTCTGCGCCGTCAGTGTCAGTTAAAGCATATGCGGCCGGATTTGGTCATTAAGGATCTGCGCGGTAACGTAAATACCCGGCTGGCAAAGCTTGATGCCAACCACTACGATGCGATTATTTTAGCCTGCGCCGGGCTTATCCGCTTAGGTATGGGTGAACGTATAACGTCGCAAATTCCCCATACGCAATCGCTGCCAGCGGTTGGACAGGGTGCTGTCGGCATTGAATGCCGCAACGACGATGCCGAACTCATACACTTACTGGCAGCCCTTAACCACACCGATACCGCCACCCGGGTGATTGCCGAACGGGCCATGAACGAACGCCTCGACGGTGGCTGTCAGGTCCCCATCGGCAGTTTTGCTACGCTGCAGGGTGACATGCTCTCGCTCACCGGCATGGTGGGGTCCGCCGACGGTAAAACCTTGTTATATGGGACCGTGCAGGGTCAACGCGACGACGCTGTGGCCATCGGCACAGAGGTAGCCGAATCCCTGTTAGCGCAGGGCGCCGGCGAAATTTTGCAGGCGTTACACCAGTAA
- a CDS encoding alpha/beta hydrolase codes for MSSALTYIESNPPGEIKSTVIWLHGLGDSGHGFAPIVPELKLPEELGIRFVFPHAPERAVTINGGMRMRAWYDIKSMDFDKRADSAGVHESAGLVTQLIEAEIANGVPASKILLAGFSQGGVIALHLGPRFNKTLGGIMGLSTYMSEPSLLAEQADSANAKTPIFMAHGEQDNVVPVAMGQAAYQTLQANNYDVSWHTYPMQHNVCMAELKAISQWLQERLG; via the coding sequence ATGAGCAGTGCACTAACGTATATCGAATCTAATCCCCCCGGCGAAATTAAATCAACGGTTATCTGGTTGCATGGTCTGGGCGATTCTGGCCATGGATTTGCGCCCATTGTACCGGAGTTAAAATTACCCGAAGAACTGGGTATACGCTTTGTGTTTCCCCACGCCCCGGAACGCGCGGTGACCATTAACGGTGGCATGCGCATGCGCGCGTGGTACGACATAAAGTCGATGGACTTCGATAAACGCGCCGACTCAGCGGGTGTGCACGAATCGGCCGGGCTGGTCACGCAGTTAATCGAGGCCGAAATCGCCAATGGCGTACCTGCCAGCAAAATTCTACTGGCAGGGTTCTCCCAGGGCGGCGTTATTGCTTTGCACCTCGGGCCACGCTTTAATAAGACTCTGGGCGGTATTATGGGGCTGTCTACCTATATGTCTGAGCCGTCTTTACTGGCCGAACAGGCCGATTCCGCCAACGCCAAAACGCCCATTTTTATGGCCCATGGAGAGCAGGATAATGTGGTGCCTGTCGCCATGGGGCAAGCTGCATACCAAACCTTGCAGGCCAACAACTATGACGTCAGTTGGCACACCTATCCTATGCAACACAACGTCTGTATGGCCGAGCTCAAAGCCATCAGCCAGTGGTTACAGGAAAGACTGGGTTAA
- the gmk gene encoding guanylate kinase, translating to MTSKLGNLFILAAPSGAGKSSLIKALLSREPDAQSNPKQVSVSHTTRAPRPGEVDGEHYHFVSREAFEALIEQQAFFEYAEVFGNYYGTSRITIEQTLHRGIDVFLDIDWQGARQVKALMPDTCGIFILPPSKPCLQERLEKRGQDEQSVIAKRMAEAVSEMSHYSEFDYVLVNDEFSATLQDLNSIVEAQRLRTAKQQARHQLLIDSLLSAE from the coding sequence ATGACATCGAAATTAGGAAATCTGTTTATTTTGGCTGCCCCTTCTGGTGCGGGTAAGTCGAGCCTTATCAAAGCACTGCTATCCCGCGAGCCTGATGCACAGTCAAACCCCAAACAGGTTTCGGTATCGCATACTACCCGCGCGCCACGTCCGGGCGAAGTCGACGGTGAACATTATCATTTTGTCAGTCGTGAGGCCTTCGAAGCGTTGATAGAACAACAGGCGTTTTTTGAATACGCAGAGGTGTTTGGCAATTATTATGGCACCTCACGTATTACCATTGAGCAAACCCTGCACCGCGGGATAGACGTCTTCTTGGATATCGACTGGCAAGGCGCCAGGCAGGTAAAGGCGTTAATGCCGGATACCTGCGGCATTTTTATTTTGCCGCCGTCGAAACCCTGCTTGCAGGAACGCCTGGAAAAACGCGGCCAGGATGAGCAAAGTGTTATTGCCAAACGGATGGCCGAAGCGGTGTCCGAAATGTCGCACTACAGCGAATTTGATTATGTGTTGGTAAACGATGAGTTTTCGGCGACCTTGCAGGACCTCAACAGCATTGTTGAGGCACAGCGCCTGCGCACCGCTAAGCAGCAAGCGCGCCACCAGTTGCTGATCGACAGTTTATTGTCGGCAGAGTAA